One Mycolicibacterium sp. ND9-15 genomic window, AGACACTCGACGAGGTGGCCGAGCGGTCACTGCGCGGGGCCAACCTGTGGAACGAAGTCAAGGACCGGCTGGACAAGCCCGGCGGCGGGCTCTCGGGTGGCCAGCAGCAGCGACTCTGCATCGCCCGCGCGATCGCAGTGCAACCCGATGTGCTGCTGATGGACGAGCCCTGTTCTGCGCTCGACCCCATCTCGACGTTGGCCATCGAGGATCTGATCTCCACGCTGAAACAGGAGTTCACGATCGTCATCGTCACCCACAACATGCAGCAGGCCGCGCGGGTGAGTGATCAGACCGCGTTCTTCAACCTCGAGGCGACGGGCAAGCCGGGCCGCCTCGTAGAGATCGACGACACCGAGAAGATCTTCTCCAACCCCAGCAAGAAGGCGACCGAGGACTACATCTCCGGCCGTTTCGGCTGAGCAAGCCTGCGCTACAACTGCGCGAACTTACGTCGTCAGCGCGACGCGGGGATGTCCTCTTCGGCGGGATGCTTGCCGGTGACCTGGAAAATCACCCGCCGGGCGACTTCGACGGCGTGGTCGGCGAACCGCTCGTAGAAGCGGCCCAGCAGGGTCACGTCGACCGCGGCGGCCACCCCGTGCTTCCACTCCCGGTCCATCAGGACGGTGAACAGATGCCGGTGCAGGTCGTCCATCGCATCGTCTTCTTCGCCAATACGGGCCGCCTTCTCCGGGTCGCGCGTCACCAGGACCTCTTGTGCGCTGTTGCCCAGTTCGACTGCGAGACGACCCATCTCGGCAAAATAGCCGTTCACCTCTTCGGGCAGCGCGTGCTGGGGGTGTCGACGACGAGCGATCTTGGCGACGTGCAGGGCGAGCGCACCCATGCGGTCCACGTCGGCGACGATCTGAATCGACCCCACAATGGCCCGAAGGTCGCCGGCGACCGGCGCCTGCAGGGCGAGCAGCACGAACGCGGCCTCCTCTGCGCGCGCGCTCATCGCGGCGATCTGCTCGTGATCGCTGATCACCTGTTCGGCCAGCACCAGATCGGCTTGCAGCAGGGCCTGGGTCGCGCGCTCCATCGCCGTACCGGCCAGCCCGCACATCTCGCCCAGGAGAGCGGCCAGGTCATCCAACTGCTCGTGGTACGCAGTACGCATACCTCCACCCTACGGGCTTGTTGCCCGAGCGGCATGAGGCGAGCGGTGAACGAAGGGTGAACCTCACCTGCCCAAACGCTGTCGGCTACTCGCAGGTGGTGTCGGCCGCGTTGGTGACCGCGAGGTCTTCCGGGAGCTGTGTCGGAGTGCTCTTGGTCCCGCGCACGACGTGCACCTGCACCGGCGACCCGATCGGCGACGGCTCGGTCACCGCGTGGAAGTCACTGCCCAACACCACGCGAACGGTGTCGCCCATTTCCGAAACCCGCTCGACTTTCGGGTCGGCGAAGGCGGAGGCAACCGTCGCCGCCGCCTCTTCGTTGCCGGCCGAGAAGAACACCGTCGTCGAGTCCAGCGGAGCCGGATAGTCGTCGGGGGACGTGACGTTGAATCCGTGCGTCTGCAGTTCGGTGGCGGCCGTCGCGGCGAGACCGTTCTGTGCGGTGGAGTTGGAAACCTGAACCGTGATATCGGACGGATTCGTGGTGATCACGTCCACGAGTTCGCTCGACGGCGCGGAGTCGTGGGTCGGCTCGGCCGCATGGGCCCGGGTGCTGGTCGTCGCCTCGGGTGTGCCGGGTAGCGGGGTGTTGTCGGCGTTCTTCTCCTCCGGCAGCGGATCGTCGTTGATGATCGCATCGAAGATCGCCCGAGTGTCTTGTTCGCGCAGATGCTCGTTGCCGTACTCATCCATGTACCCCGTCGTCGGGACCGTCAGGAACGTGATCCGGCCGGCGGCGATGCCCTGGATCGACTGGCCGAGCGTGACGAGGTCCTTGGTGTTCATGTTGTCGACGTAGCTGTCGCTGATGAACATGTTGACCACGTTGTTGAGCTTCGACAGCGAGAAGAACACCTCTTTGGAGATCATCGAGCGCATCAGTGACGACAGGAACAGCTGCTGGCGTTTGATCCGTCCGTAGTCACCATTGGTTTCGGTCGTCACCTGGCGGGCGCGCACGTACTGCAGCGCCGTGTGCCCGTCGACCATCTGCCGGCCCGCGTGGGGCAGCACCGTGCCGAGTTCGTAGTCCTCGAGCGGTGTGGTGCTACACACTTCGACCCCGCCCATGGCGTCGACCATCTTGGCGAAGCCGGCGAAATCGACTGCCATGAAGCGGTTTATCGAAAGGCCGGACATCTTCTGGATGACCTTGACCAGACACTTGGGGCCACCGACGGCGTACGCAGAGTTCAACTTGTATTCGGTGTAGACCTCGTCGAGCCCGTACATCGGCGACTCGGGGTCGCTGATCGGACCGTATTCGCCGGTCCGCGGATCCCACGGCTCGCATTTCCGCGGCTCGATGGCGAGGTCCCTCGGGAAGGACACGGCCACAACACGTTCCCGGTTGGCGGGGATGTTCACCAGCATCACGGTGTCCGAGCGGGCGCCGGCAGCGTCGTCGGTGGTGCCCGCACCCATATCGCTGTTGGCACCGATCCTGCTGTCGACGCCGACGATCAGGAAGTTCTCGTCACCGAACTGTGCGTTCGGGTCGAGGATGTCGCGTGAGTCAGGGTCCAGCGCCGCGATCCGGTTCAGCATGTTGTTCTTGGCGGCCTGCCACTGCCAGGCTCCGCCGGTCATCGCCAGCGCCAGCACGGCGGTCAGCGCGGCAATCGCACGTCCGGCGATGATCGCCGTGCGCCTTCGGCGGCGCGGTTTCAAGCGCAAGCGACTGGTGGCCGAATGTGCGGCGGGCACCCGGCTCGGCCTGCGAACCAGCGCCAGGTCGGGCAGCGGCGCAGCGGCGCGCACCACGGGCAGGATCTCGGTGTCGTCGTGGGCCGCGGCATCGACGGGTACCTGCGGCGCCGGACCCGGCGTCACGGCGATGATCTCGGTGGGGGGTGCAGGCGGGGTCGGGGATTCGGCCGGTTCGGGCGGTTCGGGTTCGCGGCGGCGCCGACGGCGCGGCACCTGCGGCACCGGAGAGCCACCAGACAGCTTGGCGATCAGGTCGGCGACGGTGACGCCGTCGGTGTGGTTGCCGGTGGACTCGACGTCGGCAGGATCGGCGCCCTCATCGGGTCGGCCGGACCCGGTGGACCTGCGGGGAACGTCCGCGCGCTCCCAGGGCGCGGCACCTGGTCGCGGTCGCTCGCTTCGGGTCAGCCAGCGGTTGTCGCCACGGCCGGGGTCGGACGGGCCAGGAGTGGCGTTATCGCCGTCACTCATGTTCCTACCGGCCTCCGTAGTCGTACTGTGTGCAGCACACGGGCGTACGTGGCGCTCCGCGCCATTGCGACAGCACCCGGTGGCTCCGCGCTGTGGGAACCGCATTACGAACGAGACTCATATCGTACTTAGACATCCTGAGAGCCGTGATGTCAGAGTCGTCTCGGAAACGAGACGACTTCGAGACGGCTGATGGCTGCCTAGCCACCCGAGTGCATCACCTCGGCACCCGTCGGCACCGTGCAGTCGTCCGGATCGGTCAACCAGCCCTCCGGCAGAGCAACCGAGGCGGCGGACCCCTGGCGGCCGCGCGGACCGGTGGCGGTGTCGGGGAACGGCACGGCCGCGTCGAGCCTGCCAAGCAGCGCCTCGAGCTCGGGAAGCGACTTGACGAGCGCCAATGCCCGCCGCAGCTCGGCGCCGGCGGGAAAGCCGTGCAGGTACCAGGCGACGTGCTTGCGGATGTCCCGCATGCCCTTGGCCTCGCCGAAATGGGCCGTCAGCAACTCCCCGTGCCGCAGGATGATCGACGCCACCTCGCCGAGGGTGGGCGGTGCGGGCGCCGGGCTCCCGGTGAAGGCCGCAGACAGCTCGGCGAACAGCCAAGGTCGACCGAGACAACCGCGGCCGATGACCACGCCGTCGCAGCCGGTGGCCGACATCATCGCCAGCGCGTCCGCGGCTTCGAAGATGTCGCCGTTGCCGAGTACGGGCACACCGGTCACGTGCTCCTTGAGGGCCGTAATCTGCTCCCAGTCGGCCGTACCGGAGTAGCGCTGGGCCGCGGTGCGGGCATGCAGGGCCACCGCAGCGGCCCCCTCCTCGGCAGCGATCCGGCCCGCATCGAGATGGGTCCGGTGGGCGTCGTCGATGCCGATACGGAACTTGACCGTGACGGGGATGTCGGTGCCCTCGGTAGCGCGGACCGCAGCGGCGACGATCTGCCCGAACAGCCTGCGCTTGAACGGCAACGCCGCACCACCGCCGCGCCTTGTGACCTTGGGCACGGGACAGCCGAAGTTCATGTCGATGTGGTCGGCCAGCCCTTCGTCGGCGATCATCTTCGCCGCGGCATAGGTGTTCTGCGGATCGACCGAGTACAGCTGCAGCGAGCGCGGATTCTCGTCGGGCGCGAAAGTCACCATGTGCATGGTGGCCGGATGCCGTTCGACGAGGGCCCTGGCGGTGACCATCTCGCACACGTAGAGGCCGCTGACGGTCCCCGCCCGGGCCAGTTCCAGTTCGCGGCACAGTGTGCGGAAGGCGACGTTCGTCACACCGGCCATCGGCGCCAGTACGACCGGGCTGCGAAGCCGGATGGGGCCGATCAGCAGTTCGCGCCTGTCGGCCAGAACCGTCATGACGGGGAGGAGGCCAAGACCTTCTTCGCGGCGACCTTCTCAGCCTTGCGGGCCTCGCGCTCGAGGCGACGCTGCTTGGATTCCTCGAACTTCTGCGAGGCCTCCTCCAGCTCCTCGACGAGCACACCTAGGTCGTCGCGCATCCGCGCGGCCTCGCCGGTGAAGTCCTCGCGCTCGAAGATGCGCCACTTCTTCAGCACCGGCAACACGACGTCGTCGAGGTGGATGCGCGGGTCGTAGACGCCGCCGACGGCGATGATCACCGCCTTGCGCCGGAACTCCGGAACGGTGTATCCGGGCATCTTGAAGTTGCGCAGCACCCGATGCAGCGAGTGCATTGCCTGGTCCGGCGCGATATCGAAGCCGGCCTCGCTGACGTCGCGGTAGAAGATCATGTGCAGGTTCTCGTCGGCTGAGACCCGGGCCAGCAGCTGGTCGGCGACGGTCTCGTTGCACGCCTTGCCCGTATTGCGGTGCGAGACGCGGGTCGCCAGTTCCTGAAACGTGACATAGATGACCGAGTCGAAAAGGCTCTCCGCGAAGAGGTCGCCCTGCTGGTTCTGGCCAGGGGAGAACCCGCGGGTGACCTGCTCGACGCGCAGCTGCTCCAATTGGACCGGATCAACGGAACGCGTGACGACCAGGTAATCGCGCAGCGAGATGCCGTGTCGATTCTCCTCGGCGGTCCAGCGGTTGACCCACTGGCCCCAAGCCCCGTCCATACCCATGTTCATCGCGATCTCGCGGTGGTAGGAGGGCAGGTTGTCCTCGGTCAGCAGATTCTGCACCATCGCGACCTGTGCAACCTCGGACAGCTGTGACTCCTCGGGGTCCCAATCCTGGCCGCCGAGGGCGTAGTAGTTCTTGCCGTCCGACCACGGGATGTAGTCGTGCGGATTCCAGTCCTTCGTCATCGTCATGTGACGGTTGAAGTTCTTCTCAACCACCGGCTCGAGCTCATGCAGCAGATGTAGGTCAGTCAGGTTCTCGTGCATCGTCCCTCAATTCTCCTCGCGTGCGGGAGCCCCAGCGGTTATCTGTACCCGTTGGTTGCAATTAATATATCTGTGTACCCCGGTGACATCCAAGTTCCGTCCAGGGGTGTCACAATTGCCCCACCAGGCGCATCTGTCGTTGTAGTATCCGCGCGGGCAAACAATTACGCCCAGAGTTCGGCACCGGGAGAATCGGAGGACGGGTGTTGCTCAGAGCGCGGCATCCACTGGCAGCGGTGATCCTGGCCGTCGCAGCGGCGGGCACTGCGCTTGTCGGAGCGGGCGGGGCGGCCGCTGTCCCGGACGTCGTCGACC contains:
- the pstB gene encoding phosphate ABC transporter ATP-binding protein PstB encodes the protein MAKRLDLKDVNIFYGTFHAVADVTLAVPPRNVTAFIGPSGCGKSTVLRTLNRMHEVIPGARVEGSVLLDGEDIYGPGVDPVGVRKTIGMVFQRPNPFPTMSIRDNVVAGLKLQGVRNKKTLDEVAERSLRGANLWNEVKDRLDKPGGGLSGGQQQRLCIARAIAVQPDVLLMDEPCSALDPISTLAIEDLISTLKQEFTIVIVTHNMQQAARVSDQTAFFNLEATGKPGRLVEIDDTEKIFSNPSKKATEDYISGRFG
- the phoU gene encoding phosphate signaling complex protein PhoU, with the protein product MRTAYHEQLDDLAALLGEMCGLAGTAMERATQALLQADLVLAEQVISDHEQIAAMSARAEEAAFVLLALQAPVAGDLRAIVGSIQIVADVDRMGALALHVAKIARRRHPQHALPEEVNGYFAEMGRLAVELGNSAQEVLVTRDPEKAARIGEEDDAMDDLHRHLFTVLMDREWKHGVAAAVDVTLLGRFYERFADHAVEVARRVIFQVTGKHPAEEDIPASR
- a CDS encoding LCP family protein; protein product: MSDGDNATPGPSDPGRGDNRWLTRSERPRPGAAPWERADVPRRSTGSGRPDEGADPADVESTGNHTDGVTVADLIAKLSGGSPVPQVPRRRRRREPEPPEPAESPTPPAPPTEIIAVTPGPAPQVPVDAAAHDDTEILPVVRAAAPLPDLALVRRPSRVPAAHSATSRLRLKPRRRRRTAIIAGRAIAALTAVLALAMTGGAWQWQAAKNNMLNRIAALDPDSRDILDPNAQFGDENFLIVGVDSRIGANSDMGAGTTDDAAGARSDTVMLVNIPANRERVVAVSFPRDLAIEPRKCEPWDPRTGEYGPISDPESPMYGLDEVYTEYKLNSAYAVGGPKCLVKVIQKMSGLSINRFMAVDFAGFAKMVDAMGGVEVCSTTPLEDYELGTVLPHAGRQMVDGHTALQYVRARQVTTETNGDYGRIKRQQLFLSSLMRSMISKEVFFSLSKLNNVVNMFISDSYVDNMNTKDLVTLGQSIQGIAAGRITFLTVPTTGYMDEYGNEHLREQDTRAIFDAIINDDPLPEEKNADNTPLPGTPEATTSTRAHAAEPTHDSAPSSELVDVITTNPSDITVQVSNSTAQNGLAATAATELQTHGFNVTSPDDYPAPLDSTTVFFSAGNEEAAATVASAFADPKVERVSEMGDTVRVVLGSDFHAVTEPSPIGSPVQVHVVRGTKSTPTQLPEDLAVTNAADTTCE
- the dusB gene encoding tRNA dihydrouridine synthase DusB codes for the protein MLIGPIRLRSPVVLAPMAGVTNVAFRTLCRELELARAGTVSGLYVCEMVTARALVERHPATMHMVTFAPDENPRSLQLYSVDPQNTYAAAKMIADEGLADHIDMNFGCPVPKVTRRGGGAALPFKRRLFGQIVAAAVRATEGTDIPVTVKFRIGIDDAHRTHLDAGRIAAEEGAAAVALHARTAAQRYSGTADWEQITALKEHVTGVPVLGNGDIFEAADALAMMSATGCDGVVIGRGCLGRPWLFAELSAAFTGSPAPAPPTLGEVASIILRHGELLTAHFGEAKGMRDIRKHVAWYLHGFPAGAELRRALALVKSLPELEALLGRLDAAVPFPDTATGPRGRQGSAASVALPEGWLTDPDDCTVPTGAEVMHSGG
- a CDS encoding acyl-ACP desaturase, translating into MHENLTDLHLLHELEPVVEKNFNRHMTMTKDWNPHDYIPWSDGKNYYALGGQDWDPEESQLSEVAQVAMVQNLLTEDNLPSYHREIAMNMGMDGAWGQWVNRWTAEENRHGISLRDYLVVTRSVDPVQLEQLRVEQVTRGFSPGQNQQGDLFAESLFDSVIYVTFQELATRVSHRNTGKACNETVADQLLARVSADENLHMIFYRDVSEAGFDIAPDQAMHSLHRVLRNFKMPGYTVPEFRRKAVIIAVGGVYDPRIHLDDVVLPVLKKWRIFEREDFTGEAARMRDDLGVLVEELEEASQKFEESKQRRLEREARKAEKVAAKKVLASSPS